In the genome of Armatimonadota bacterium, one region contains:
- a CDS encoding metallopeptidase family protein gives MIRISRKRFEQIVADALRGIPPDLRGALDNIEVTVDEWPTEEHLADAGMDRDDVLFGLYHGTPLPDRSPMLPYTLPDVITIFQGPLEEACDTEDEIREEIRRTVVHEIAHYFGFDEERLAELGYG, from the coding sequence ATGATCCGTATCAGCCGCAAACGATTCGAGCAAATCGTGGCCGACGCCCTGCGCGGCATCCCTCCGGATCTGCGCGGCGCCCTGGACAACATCGAGGTCACGGTGGACGAATGGCCGACCGAGGAGCATCTTGCCGATGCCGGGATGGATCGGGACGATGTTCTGTTCGGTCTCTACCACGGCACGCCGCTTCCCGATCGGAGCCCCATGCTGCCCTACACCCTGCCCGACGTCATCACCATCTTCCAGGGGCCGCTCGAGGAAGCGTGCGATACCGAGGACGAGATCCGCGAGGAGATCCGGCGCACGGTCGTACACGAGATCGCGCACTACTTCGGGTTCGACGAGGAGCGGCTGGCCGAACTGGGCTACGGCTGA
- a CDS encoding ribbon-helix-helix protein, CopG family — translation MVTRTGRLEVRLPDATRRLLSEEARRRGIPVSELVRQGIELVIREDRAARLKAAVTLFAVGAPVADWETMEDEIERAHGADNR, via the coding sequence ATGGTAACCCGCACAGGACGTTTGGAAGTCCGACTCCCTGATGCCACACGCCGGCTGCTGAGCGAGGAGGCACGCCGCCGCGGCATCCCGGTATCCGAACTGGTGCGACAGGGTATTGAACTGGTCATCCGCGAGGACCGCGCCGCCCGCCTCAAGGCCGCCGTGACACTGTTCGCCGTCGGGGCACCGGTCGCCGATTGGGAAACCATGGAGGACGAGATCGAGCGTGCGCACGGGGCGGACAACCGGTGA
- a CDS encoding type II toxin-antitoxin system VapC family toxin, with protein sequence MSPVFLDTNVPMYAAGTDHSLRGPCQRVVRAAAEGTLDAVTDVEVFQEILYRYWAIGQRQAGLAVFDSFHRIMLGKILPVEQADIEQARALLAQHAALSPRDAIHLAVMVTRGIREIISADLDFDAVPGVQRIDPTTFG encoded by the coding sequence GTGAGCCCCGTATTCCTGGATACCAACGTGCCCATGTATGCCGCCGGCACCGACCACTCGCTCCGCGGCCCGTGTCAGCGGGTGGTGCGGGCGGCCGCCGAAGGCACGCTGGACGCCGTCACCGATGTCGAGGTGTTCCAGGAGATCCTTTACCGGTACTGGGCAATCGGGCAGCGGCAGGCAGGCCTGGCGGTCTTCGACAGCTTCCACCGCATCATGCTCGGCAAGATCCTCCCGGTCGAGCAGGCCGACATCGAGCAGGCCAGAGCCCTGCTCGCGCAGCACGCCGCGCTAAGCCCGCGGGACGCCATCCATCTGGCCGTAATGGTCACGCGTGGAATCCGCGAGATCATCAGCGCCGATCTGGATTTCGACGCGGTCCCCGGCGTGCAGCGCATCGACCCCACGACGTTCGGATGA
- a CDS encoding zinc ribbon domain-containing protein codes for MPIYEYVCNNCGKRFERLVWSSTAADEIVCPSCGESNSRKVMSTFGVGRSAGGGGAIGSSCPAAAPGCSTGGG; via the coding sequence ATGCCGATCTATGAGTACGTGTGCAACAACTGTGGCAAGAGGTTTGAGCGGCTCGTCTGGAGCAGCACGGCCGCGGACGAGATCGTGTGCCCGTCCTGCGGCGAAAGCAACTCGCGCAAGGTGATGTCCACTTTCGGCGTCGGCCGCTCGGCCGGCGGTGGCGGCGCGATCGGCTCGTCCTGCCCGGCGGCGGCGCCGGGGTGCAGCACCGGCGGCGGCTGA
- the glpK gene encoding glycerol kinase GlpK: MNEYLAAVDQGTTGTRCILFDLSGRAAASAYREHRQIYPQPGWVEHDALEIWARTQEVAREAIAAAPRGRILAVGVTNQRETVVAWDARTGRPVHNAIVWQDTRTEPDCRALIASGWEDDVRARTGLPISTYFSATKIRWLLANVPEARDLAAAGHLRLGTIDTWVIWNLTGGPSGGAHVTDPTNASRTLLCGLDDLRWDPVLLERFMVPSGALAAIRPSAAAEPYGSTLADGPLGEAIPVCGDLGDQQAALVGQACFAPGEAKNTYGTGSFLLQHAGAVAVRSTRGLLGTAAYDLGAARVGGLAQNSGDGRAYALEGSVAITGAAVQWLRDNLGLISSAAETETIAAQVRDAGGIYFVPAFSGLFAPHWDMSARGAVVGLTRFVTKAHLVRATLEAICFQSREVLDAMVADSNHAVSVLKVDGGATGNDLLMQLQADILGVPVVRPAVRETTALGAAYAAGLASRAFRSTEELRALWKAERTFEPAWDEDRRESALRGWKRAVERTRGWIEP, from the coding sequence ATGAACGAATACCTTGCCGCGGTTGACCAGGGCACGACCGGAACACGCTGCATCCTCTTTGACCTGAGCGGGCGCGCGGCCGCCTCAGCCTATCGCGAGCACCGGCAGATCTACCCGCAGCCCGGATGGGTCGAGCACGACGCGCTGGAGATATGGGCGCGCACGCAGGAGGTCGCGCGCGAGGCGATCGCCGCTGCGCCGCGCGGGCGCATCCTGGCGGTGGGCGTCACCAACCAGCGCGAGACCGTGGTTGCATGGGACGCTCGCACCGGCCGTCCTGTCCACAACGCGATCGTCTGGCAGGACACGCGAACAGAGCCCGACTGCCGGGCGCTGATTGCATCCGGGTGGGAAGACGACGTGCGCGCCCGCACCGGGCTGCCCATCAGCACGTACTTCTCGGCGACGAAGATCCGATGGCTGCTGGCGAACGTGCCCGAGGCGCGGGATCTGGCCGCGGCAGGGCATCTCCGCCTCGGCACGATTGACACCTGGGTGATCTGGAACCTGACGGGCGGACCTTCGGGCGGCGCGCACGTGACCGATCCCACCAACGCCTCGCGCACGTTGCTGTGCGGCCTCGACGACTTGAGGTGGGACCCGGTCCTCCTGGAGCGCTTCATGGTCCCCTCCGGCGCGCTGGCCGCGATCCGGCCCTCTGCCGCTGCCGAGCCCTACGGCAGCACGCTTGCCGATGGACCGCTCGGCGAAGCGATTCCGGTGTGCGGAGACCTGGGCGATCAGCAGGCCGCGCTTGTGGGTCAGGCGTGCTTCGCGCCTGGTGAGGCCAAGAACACATACGGGACCGGCTCGTTCCTGCTACAGCACGCGGGCGCGGTCGCGGTGCGCAGCACGCGCGGGCTGCTCGGCACGGCCGCGTACGATCTGGGCGCGGCCCGCGTGGGCGGCCTGGCGCAGAATTCCGGCGATGGACGGGCCTACGCGCTGGAGGGGTCGGTGGCGATCACCGGCGCCGCGGTCCAGTGGCTGCGCGACAACCTGGGCCTGATCTCAAGCGCGGCCGAGACCGAGACGATAGCGGCGCAGGTGCGGGACGCCGGCGGGATCTATTTCGTTCCGGCGTTCTCCGGCCTGTTCGCGCCGCACTGGGACATGAGCGCGCGCGGCGCGGTTGTGGGGTTGACGCGGTTCGTGACGAAGGCGCACCTGGTTCGCGCGACACTGGAGGCGATTTGCTTCCAGAGTCGCGAGGTGCTCGACGCGATGGTTGCCGACAGCAATCACGCGGTGAGCGTGCTGAAGGTGGACGGCGGTGCGACCGGCAACGACCTGCTCATGCAGCTCCAGGCGGACATCCTGGGCGTGCCGGTAGTGCGGCCCGCGGTGCGTGAGACGACGGCGCTAGGCGCGGCCTACGCCGCGGGCCTGGCGTCGAGAGCGTTCAGGTCCACAGAAGAACTGCGCGCCCTGTGGAAGGCAGAGCGCACCTTCGAGCCGGCCTGGGACGAGGACCGCCGCGAGTCGGCGCTGCGCGGGTGGAAGCGCGCCGTGGAGCGCACCAGGGGGTGGATCGAACCGTAG
- a CDS encoding DinB family protein, producing the protein MDALQFFLREHALVHLPEVADGEGGMSLEVFAVRGLSDEQLRVRPHGFNSIAWLLWHITRIEDVTVNVVLAGRPQVLFEGGFYPRLNVTERDVGTGMTSDEVGEFSDAVDLPGLRQYRTGVGWRTREVVGGLTPEALDGVVDPLRVDQAASLGAFRPNATRLVDLWKGKSRAWLLYWAVVGHSHFHLGHARWVRKLVHRSER; encoded by the coding sequence ATGGACGCGCTACAGTTCTTTCTGCGGGAGCACGCGCTCGTGCACCTGCCCGAGGTGGCGGACGGCGAGGGCGGGATGTCCCTCGAGGTGTTCGCGGTGCGAGGGTTGAGCGATGAGCAGCTTCGGGTCAGGCCGCACGGATTCAACTCGATCGCCTGGCTGCTCTGGCACATTACCCGGATCGAGGACGTGACCGTCAACGTCGTCCTGGCAGGTCGCCCGCAGGTGCTGTTCGAAGGCGGCTTCTACCCGCGCCTCAACGTGACGGAGCGGGACGTCGGCACCGGGATGACTTCCGACGAGGTCGGTGAGTTCAGCGACGCGGTGGACCTGCCAGGTCTCCGTCAGTACCGTACCGGCGTAGGCTGGCGGACGCGGGAAGTCGTGGGGGGCCTCACGCCCGAGGCGCTGGACGGCGTGGTGGATCCCCTTAGGGTGGACCAGGCGGCGTCCCTGGGTGCTTTCAGGCCGAACGCGACCAGGCTGGTTGATCTGTGGAAGGGGAAGTCCAGGGCGTGGCTCCTCTACTGGGCCGTCGTCGGGCACAGCCACTTCCACCTGGGGCATGCCAGGTGGGTCAGGAAACTCGTGCACAGGAGCGAGAGATGA
- a CDS encoding MBL fold metallo-hydrolase, whose amino-acid sequence MKIVRWALLLALVTVLMASPAADTQEAPVAIRYFGQSFFLVTSGALRIAIDPFGDIGYPFPSGEGDVVLVTHEHRDHNNVGLIGGAPRILRGLTDGGREWAKIYERIAGTLFYTVPSFHDDQFGTARGLNAIFVMETGGLRIAHLGDHGQPFLSEGVLRAIGRVDILMIPVGGAPFTIGAREATHIVGQIHPRLAIPMHYRTAVRPEWPGTDERPFLEGKPNVRRLGSNLLIVARDQLPATTQIVVMNWR is encoded by the coding sequence GTGAAGATCGTCCGTTGGGCGCTGCTCCTGGCACTGGTCACCGTGCTGATGGCATCTCCGGCCGCCGATACGCAGGAGGCCCCGGTTGCGATCCGGTACTTCGGGCAGTCGTTCTTTCTGGTCACGTCCGGCGCGCTCCGCATCGCGATTGATCCCTTCGGTGACATCGGGTACCCCTTTCCCTCGGGTGAAGGCGACGTTGTGCTGGTCACGCACGAGCACAGGGATCACAACAACGTGGGCCTGATAGGCGGCGCGCCCAGGATCCTGCGAGGGCTCACCGATGGCGGGCGGGAATGGGCGAAGATCTACGAGCGCATCGCAGGGACGCTTTTCTACACGGTGCCCTCGTTCCACGACGACCAGTTCGGGACGGCGCGCGGCCTGAACGCCATCTTCGTCATGGAAACGGGCGGGCTCCGAATCGCGCATCTCGGGGATCATGGGCAGCCGTTCCTGAGCGAAGGCGTATTGCGCGCCATCGGACGGGTGGACATCCTGATGATTCCGGTCGGGGGAGCGCCCTTCACGATCGGCGCGCGCGAGGCCACGCACATCGTGGGCCAGATCCATCCCCGCCTGGCTATTCCTATGCACTACAGGACCGCGGTCAGGCCCGAATGGCCAGGGACGGATGAACGGCCGTTCCTGGAAGGGAAGCCGAACGTTCGGCGGCTGGGTAGTAACTTGCTGATCGTCGCGCGCGACCAGCTCCCGGCCACGACGCAGATCGTGGTGATGAACTGGCGCTAG
- a CDS encoding DUF362 domain-containing protein, with translation MRQSRRKFLKTAATVGGALALREWPARLWASESARVALVKTDSHRDGVLRALRLLPPVQMAGRSVVIKPNLNSSHAFPASTHEETLRTLIEICKTGGAREITVADRSGMGDTPRVIREKGLDVVGRELGVRVVPLETLPPSEWLARSLPRGQWQRGVLYPALFEQADLIISTCCLKTHRFGGQFTMALKNTVGMVARTGPDGYEYMRELHGSPRQRSLIAELNLLYRPAMVVLDGILAFVDAGPEAGRLARPGVVLAGTDRVALDSAGVALLRMHGVGSPVADGRIFDQEQIRRAVELGLGVSSPGAIEFVTDSDEGRAVIASIRTELARG, from the coding sequence GTGCGCCAGAGCCGGCGAAAGTTCCTGAAGACCGCCGCGACCGTGGGAGGCGCGCTCGCACTGCGGGAGTGGCCCGCGCGCCTCTGGGCTTCAGAGTCGGCCCGCGTGGCGCTGGTCAAGACCGACAGCCATCGCGACGGCGTGTTGCGAGCGCTCCGCCTCCTGCCCCCTGTCCAGATGGCAGGCCGGTCGGTCGTCATCAAGCCCAACCTCAACAGCAGCCACGCCTTCCCTGCTTCGACACACGAGGAGACCCTGCGCACGCTCATCGAGATCTGCAAGACCGGCGGTGCTCGCGAGATCACCGTTGCCGACCGCAGCGGCATGGGCGACACGCCCCGGGTGATACGCGAGAAAGGGCTGGACGTAGTGGGCCGCGAGCTCGGGGTGCGGGTCGTGCCCCTGGAGACCCTCCCGCCTTCCGAGTGGCTGGCGCGCTCCCTCCCCCGGGGGCAGTGGCAACGGGGTGTTCTATACCCCGCGTTGTTCGAGCAGGCAGACCTCATCATCTCGACCTGCTGCCTGAAGACCCATCGCTTCGGCGGCCAGTTCACCATGGCGCTGAAGAACACGGTCGGCATGGTGGCGCGAACCGGCCCGGACGGCTATGAATACATGCGCGAACTGCACGGTTCTCCGCGACAGCGATCGCTCATCGCCGAGCTGAACCTGCTCTACCGGCCGGCCATGGTTGTGCTGGATGGAATCCTAGCGTTCGTGGACGCTGGCCCCGAGGCCGGACGGCTGGCGCGGCCCGGGGTGGTGCTTGCCGGCACAGATCGCGTGGCGCTCGACTCCGCGGGCGTCGCGCTGCTGCGGATGCACGGTGTGGGCAGCCCGGTGGCTGACGGGCGCATCTTCGATCAGGAGCAGATCAGGCGCGCGGTCGAGCTGGGGCTGGGCGTGTCCTCGCCGGGCGCGATCGAGTTCGTCACCGACAGCGACGAGGGCCGCGCCGTGATTGCCTCGATCAGGACGGAGCTGGCCCGCGGCTAG
- a CDS encoding 4Fe-4S dicluster domain-containing protein, whose protein sequence is MAHKRAGAITINEAWCKRCDICIAFCPRDVLAAGDGGIPRVVDLQACTLCMLCVLRCPDFAVEVTEDKEVASGDVAAATHAG, encoded by the coding sequence ATGGCGCACAAGAGGGCCGGCGCGATCACAATCAACGAGGCCTGGTGCAAGCGGTGTGATATCTGCATCGCCTTCTGCCCGCGGGACGTCCTGGCGGCCGGCGACGGCGGGATTCCCCGGGTTGTGGATCTTCAGGCCTGCACACTCTGCATGCTCTGCGTGTTGCGGTGCCCTGATTTCGCCGTCGAGGTCACTGAGGACAAGGAGGTCGCATCAGGCGATGTCGCAGCCGCGACTCATGCAGGGTAA